The Gemmatimonadota bacterium sequence GTGCGAGGGGTCTATTGTATATTTCCAAAACCACCAAATTCAGAAAGTCGTTTGGCCCCCCATGGAGACCATACAGCGGCTCAATTGTCTGCAATGGTTTTTGTAGATACGGTGCCTCCGCACTCTGGTGGCTTTACAATCTGGCCGGGGTCACATTACATGAGTCACCTGTATCACACTACTGTTTACGGTCCCCTTGACCCCGACCTCGCAGAGCCATATAGCAAAGCCCGTGACAATGTGCTGAGAGAGATTGCGCCAGTGGAGTTTTCCGGCAAAGCAGGGGACGTTGTTTTCTGGCATCCTCGCCTTATTCACGGGGGAGGTGTCAATCGCTCTGCTGACCGCGATCGCCCTGTCGTGCGTCTCGTCGTTCCTTGTGAGTATCAAAGAGATGGTATGACGCCATATTTTAACCTGTCGCACGGACCGGCACCAAACCGTCAGTGGTGGGTCGATACCCGGAACTTTCGAGAGGATGTGCCAGCGACCGTTGACAATATGTGGGATGGATGGGCATTTGATACCGGTACAACAGACGCCGGGGACTGCTCAGCGTGAGCGCAAATGAGATACCTCCTTATGGCTCCAATAGAGAAATAATATGCCCGAAGCAGATGCTAAAAACAGTTGGTTTCGATCCCTTCTGGAATTTGGTGATTCACCCGCCGACAAGCGTATCACCGAATTAATGGCAGAAGAATTGGAAACGCGTCCACAACGCATTCAACAAGCCTTTGAAGCAGGTGCAAAATCAGACTTCTCGGGCAAAGACCGTCAGATGTTTGATCAGATGTGGCTCAACCAAAATCTAAACGAAGTCAACAAAGAATTGACAATAGATTTTCAAACCGAACTGGCAAACCTCGCAGAATGTGAGGAGAAAGGCATACAACCCGGGCAGAGTCTCTACAGCCTGTGGCGCAATCCAAGGCTAATTACATTCTACAATTGGTTTGGGTCTAAAAGTACACAGATGCCAAATCGACTCACGCCTGAAACAGAGCGAATTTTGCTGACTTTACTATGGGCGCGAACCAGGTACAAGAATGATATTTCTGTCGCAAAAAAGAGCACCTGGTGGATCGCGGGTAGTGAGAATCACGACCTGAATACAAAAGCCTGTAATCTTTTAAGTGCGCGTATTTTTGCCAATGAACCCGAGTATGTTGACCGCATTTATCCCGACCTCGGTTATGGAGATGGCATCGGATATGGCGAGTCGGGCTATTGTGGGCAGGGCAGCAATGATCGACACGGTGGTGGGCGCGCAAATTGGGCGGACGGAAAATCTTATAACGCAGCCGATCATTACGATGCCTGGTTGCCCTATCTCAATGACTATTTCACTGAGCGTGCAAAGCGGGGATTCTTTCTTGAAAATGGTTCGCCTACCTATATGAAGTACACCATCAGTTATATTCTTATGCTCTACAATTTCTGTGGTGATGAGGGGCTAAAAAAGAAAATTGGCATGTTTTTAGATCTGATGTGGGCCGATTGGGCACAGCTACAAATTGCAGGTTTACGAGGTGGTCCCAAAACGCGCCACCACAAGACTGCTGGTGGATACGATTCTATGTCGGATCTTGCCATTTTCTACCTGGGTGGTGAGGGCAAAACCTCGTTCAACTATCCGCAACAACTCTTAAGCGACTATGCCTGGCCAAGAATCGTATGGGAATTAGCTCTGGATCGAAAAGGGCTCGGGTCATTTGCATATCTCTCTCGGGGCATTGGAGAAGAAGAACCTACCAGCCCTCGTCCATTGGGCACGGAGCGCACCGTGATGGGAGATACGCCATCGCGGTTTGTCAAATACACATGGGTAACGCCAGATTATGTGCTGGGTACTCAGATGGATCACCCTTATGCGCTTTACAACCACCTATCAACCGCCGGGCGCTGGCAAGGTCTGGTGACCAAAGATCCCAACACCCGTCTGGCAACCATTGCACTGGATACGCCAGAAGGAGAATGCGAAGGTGAAAATATCTACGATATGGAATTGGTGTATCACAGCGTCCAGCATAAGCAAGTGCTGATCACCCAACAAAGAAGACGTTGGGCACAATCCAATCCAGACTGGTATCCAGCCAATGACAATCGGTATGATCGGGAATTCGGGTTATTCTTAGGCAACGGATGGGATCGTATTGATGAAACAGATGGATGGATATTTGCAGAGAAGAGAAATGTCTATGTGGCAATACGGGTTATTCTTTTGGAAGCAGAGGCCGATGCCAAAGCCTGGGCAAAAGGGACCGATAGATACCGGGGCAACGTGGTTCTTAGAAACGACAGCTATAGATTCAATAACGATCAGACGATTTTGCAACTGACCAACAGATACAGTCCCGTTCTGATAGAAGCAGGTCGCAAGGCAGATCACCCAACATTGGAAAATTTTAAGCGTATGATTTTGCAGGGCGAACTCACACTCTATAGAACCGTGGTAACAAGAGAAACAGGCATTGTTGTCGTTTACAAGAGTGCCGCGCCTGAAATGGCAGAAATAGTATTTAATGCGGCCAATACAAGCGATGTGCCTACAATTGGTGGAAAGTATGTCGATTATGAGCACCCAAAAGTTTTCGACAGCCCTTATATCCAATCCAATTATGATAGCGGCCAGATTGAAATTTGCAAAGGCGATTACAGACTCAACCTCGACTTTAACAATAATTTAAGGGACGAATGCTAACACCCTTCATCCTCAAAGTCAGGAGTAAAATATCATGCAACGCAATGCTTTCAAGATGCAGCTAAAGCCCGGTTACGAGGCCGAGTACAAAAAGCGCCACGATGAAATTTGGCCGGAGTTGGCTGAAGAATTGAGCAAAGCTGGCGTCTCGGACTATTCAATTTTTCTCGATGAAGAAACACTGACACTCTTTGCCGTGCAGAAGCTATCCGACGACAATACTGCAGATGAGTTGCCGGAGACCGCAATCGTCAAGCAATGGTGGGCCTACATGGCCGATATCATGGATACCAACCCCGACAACTCGCCGGTCTGCATACCGCTGAAGGAAGTTTTTCACCAGGATTAGCAGAGTGTTTATAATGCGAATCATCAACCGTATAATGCTGATCGTTATACTTATAACTGGGCAGACACAAGGAGCTGAATCAGTGAAGAAGAATTTTACCTCCGAAGCGGTCGTGGCTGGCTTTGAACAACGAGTGGATGCGATGTTTCGCGCTGAATCCGGCAAGCCGTTGGTGCGGGCAAAGAAACAGAAGCCACTCGATCCCGGGCGAGGAAATTATGTGCGGGCCTATTCCTATTCCATGGTGGGGTTTGCCGCACGTTGCCTCTACCTGAACGAGATGCTGGAAGAAGCCAATGCCGCACTTGTCGAAAATGCCCAGCATTATCTCGACAATCCCATGGACATCAATGATCGCGACAGTTTTCACTGGCATGCGGAGATCGTCATGCGGCTGATTGAGATGTACGGCGCCAACGGTAGTAATCGCATCACCAAAAAGACCGAAGCCCTCGCTCTCAAGCCAATTTGGGAATACGTCAGGAAGGTTTCCAGGCTTGATAAGGCGGAATACGAGAAATCCAGGACCTGGCACATCTACCTGTCGGAGAATCATCATGCCATGAGTTTTACGGTCTGCTGGCAATTTGCCAAAATCGCGAAAAATCGGCCCGAATACAAGGATCTCAAGTATGATGACGGCGCTACGGCGGCGGAACATTATCGGGCCTGGAATGCGTATTTTGTGGTTTACTGCCGTGAACGTGCGCGCAAAAGCCTGTGCATCGAAATGATGTGCGACGACTATAACAGCACATTGATCAAGGGTTTCTACAATTTCTACGACTTTGGTGACCCGCAGGTGAGATGGTCAGCCGGGCTGTTGCTCGATCTTTATTTTGCCTATTGGGCGCAGGAACAGATTGACGGCGTTCAAGGTGGTGGGCGGTCGCGCATCTATTTCTGGAAAGGGCTTAAGCAAAATCGGGATCATGGCAATGCGCCGCTGGCCTGGTTCTACTTTGGTATCGGCAAGCAGCCTGCTGTTTATGGTCATGACGTAAACGCGGCTCTCAGCGACTACCGACCACCAGCCGTGGTGGCCGATATCGCAATCGACGTGGCAGGACGAGGACGCTACGAGGTGCGGCAGCGTCCTCAGGGTCTGGGAAAAACGGGGCGCCCTTTGAAGACTGCTGATACACAAGTGCCGACCAGGATGCGAACCGATGGAGGGGGTATTCTGCGCTACAGCTACTGCGATCCCGCCTTCATCATGGGAACGCCGATGACGGAAGCGAGGCCTCTGAAGGATTGGGCTGCGATCAGTGCGCAAAACCGCTGGCAAGGCGTGATCTTTGCCGGCGAACACGATGCGCGTATTGTTCCCATCGTTCGCCCCAAAGACAACCGGGTGGCCATGAATGCACAGTGGTCCGTGCAGAGCAAAGGCAGCTTGATTACCCAGAAGCTCAAGCACCATAAGGACGGTGCCGAGATGATCATCTGGATGTCGAAGAGCGGGTTGAGCGCGCCAGTGGAAGAGGATGGCGTGGTCTATGTGGAGGCCAAAGGCGCTTATGCGGCAATCCGCGTAGCCACAGGCGGTTTCAAGTGGATGGATGGCGAGTTTGAAACGGATCGCTTTGTTCCCGAAAACGCGACCATGATCCCCAATGATGAATACGCACCAGTGATCATTGAAGTCATGGCCAGGAGCGATGTCACGAGTTTCGACGCTTTCAAAAAAAAGGTGAAGGTCTGTGAAGTTCATATAGATGGGACGGTGCTGCGCTACAAAACCATCTATGGCGATCAGTTGACCTTTGATACCAGCGCCAAAGCGGTCCCCTCAATCAATGGCAAGCCAATCGACTACGCGCCAAAGAAAGTCTTTGAAAGCCCCTTTCTCAATGCTGAGTGGAACAGCGGGGTTGTCACCATCAGCAAGGGAACGCGGAAGAAGATCTTGGATTTTACAACAGACAACCCCGGGTTCCTGTACACCAGGCAGGGTAGTGATCCTTCCTGGTCGTCCATTCTCGAAGAGAAACAGATTCCGATCGGTACGAACTCCTCTGCGGGAATAACAGGTTCAATAATTGACGTCAATAACGAGGTGGTAGAAAAGGGACCCCATGCATTACGCCCCATAGAAAGTGAAATCAATATTCACACACCGGGCAATAGTTTGATTCCTCGACGCGATTTTCACAAATGGTCGCGATGGTATCAAGAGGACGGAAACACACAGGTGTTTCGCCTTTTTGATGGCGAGCACAATGTGCGCAATGCACGTGCCAATGCGGCCCGGATCGAGGCGTTTAGCAAAAAGAGGTGGAACCGCGGTACCTGGCATGAATGGATTGGCACCTACACGATTGTGAAAGCGCAGGGGTGTGGCATCTTTCAGGTGAAAAACAGTGGTGAAGACTGGTCTATAATGTTGGTTATGACCGCTGATGGTGACGTCGTATTCCAGCCGCGCAGAGCGACTTCTAAGACAGTATTAAAGAACATGGAAGGCAAGTCTTTTGATGTCCGCATTCGCGACAACGGCCATACATCTGAATGCTACATCAATGGAGAATTTGTAGGCCGCCACGACTGGGAAAGACCCAGTGGTCGCAGTACCTTTCGATGGGGTATGTACGTGGGCGGCAAGAAGCTTTCCAAAGATGCCTTATTATTTGTAACAGGCGCTACAGTAGATCCTGAAGGATCCCCCACCAGGAAGTAGATAGTGGCACTCCTGAAAATTGAGCGTCCTTCTTATTTCACCGATTGCATTTGGAGGTCAGGCTGTGGACACTGAGAAACAAACGGATTTTTCTGTTGTTCCCTTTGGAAGTGGGGGACAATTAAAAATGATCTATGACAGAAGGCAGCGCCCTCAAGCCATCTATATCAACAATCGAGTATATATCGTTTATAATGGCGGGGCACCAATGGATGCTGAGACCAGAGAAAAGACATATCCTTTTGTTATCTCTTTTAACCCCGAGACAAAGTCCTTTTCATCTCCCCTACAGCTGGGAACCAAA is a genomic window containing:
- the rhaM gene encoding L-rhamnose mutarotase, with translation MQRNAFKMQLKPGYEAEYKKRHDEIWPELAEELSKAGVSDYSIFLDEETLTLFAVQKLSDDNTADELPETAIVKQWWAYMADIMDTNPDNSPVCIPLKEVFHQD